A segment of the Bdellovibrio bacteriovorus genome:
TATAAAGGCTTCAGTGACGTGAACCTGCTTGGTGGGATCTTTTGGTCCCACGCTGGCGCAGGATACGACATTAATAAGCAACAGACACAAAAGCACTAGCTTTAGATTGATACGCATGATTCCCCCCGGAATCCACTACCCTTGCATTTCCCTTGCCGCCTTTAAAGCAACCTATTGCTTATCGCCGTTGATACCCTGGTCACTGTCTAAAAGCTGGTTGACGTTCCCCACCCCCTGTTAGCGGACTGTACACGCAATTCCCATGTTTAAACACTGGGCGGTTTTCAGGTTTATCCCAGACAAATCAAGCATTCACAGAGATTAAGGAACGGTAACGCCACCAAAACGTGAACAGCGCCCTTCACACGATTTCAATCACTTAAGTGCTGGCCTGACCGTTGCTTTAGGAAAATTCCCACGGGGGGATGCTATGACGAAGGTAATGGGTGGACTTTTACTATTCACACTGATCGCACCAGTAAAAAGCTTTGCTAAAGATGGTATCGGCACCGGCGACTTTAATCAGATGATTGAAGAAAACAACGCTGCTGCCAGGAATCTGAACAACACCATCACACGCAATGTCAGTTCAGAAAACACCTTTAAAGGTGAAGTGATCACCGTCGTGCAAAGCACGCGCAATCCGGTGAAATACAATCCGTTCCTGCTGGAGGACGAAGTCGAAGTGAAATCACTGCGCGATCAGAATCACTAGTTCGCAAGTATTCAGTTTTAAATCCGGGGGGATTTTCGTGAATAAAGTAACTAAACTTTCAAAAATTGTTCTGTGTGGAGCGCTTGTTGAGGCTGTCGTAGGTTGCAGCCAACCTGTACGTTTTGCCCCCTCAGTCCTTGAACAAAGCTCATTGACGGACAACGTTTTCGGTCAGACGCCGGTGATCCCGGAAGTTGAAGAACCTAAAGTCGATCCGTTCAATCCATATAAACACATGTCTGACATCAGTCAGGGTGACGATTCCATGACACCCAACATTGCCGCTGACGAAGGCTTGAACGGTAAAGCCGTTTCAAACTGCGAGCGTCAACGTGCTGACGGCAGTGACCGTTATGAAGAAGAACGCCTGGCAGCCCTGGCGGCGGCAAAAGCGGACACTTCTTTGATTCCCGTGCGCTTTTCCGTGTCTGCCGGCAGCGCCGAAGACGCGATTGCCCAGTGGTCCCACGAAAGATCCATTCTGCGTAAAGAATCCAATGGTGTGACACCGTTCTATGTGGGCGCGGCTAAAAAAGACAGCGCTGCGGATGCCTGCAAATGGTCCACGAACTGCAACAAAGCAGCGGTAAAAACCAATCACTTCCACTATATCGCTGACCACCAGCAAGCCCGCCGTGAATTCATCGCGGGTGAAAAATGCTTCTTCAGCACCGTGCGCGCGATTGCCAGTGTTGATGACGTGGGTGCCGTGACTGTCTTTGCAGAAGGCGCCGCCGCTCCAGCAGACGTACTGGCCGTGCAAAACCATTCCCTGCGTAACTTGTACTATGGTGAATCCTATGAAGACATCGTTGATTCCGGCAGTCCCCGTCTGTTTAAAAAACTAGGCGATGGAACTCCGAACATCGTGTCCCTTTATGTTGCCGACCTTCGTGAAAACGTCGTCGATAAATCCGGCAAGACCGTCAGCATTCTGACGCCGGAGTTTATTAAATTGAGTAAAGGCCTGACCCGCGGTGATGAAGTCCGTTTGACCTTCAAAGAAATCTTCTCTTTGAGAACCCTTTGGACCGAGCGTGAATTCGTGACCAATGTGCTGTCCTCGCAGCGCACTTCCAAAGCCGGCACCCTGTCAGCTTACGAAGGTGTGCCACAGCTGATCCAGTGGCTGGTTCATTCCGGTGTCGAAGGCACGGCGATGAGCACCAAGTACACTCCGCTGGTTCTGGATTTGGGTGTAAAAAACGTTCGCACTTCCAGCCTTGAGGGCGGAAGCTTCTTCAACCTTGCTAACATCCAGGCGCCGGTGACTCACATGACGGCATGGTTGGGTGGTAACCTGGTTGTGCGCGAGTCCACAAACAGCGTGAACAAAACCCACTTCAGTCGTGAAATTGATGACGGCTTCCTGGTGGTTCCGAATGCGGATGGCAGCATCACAAGTTCTCAGAACCTGTTTGGTTCTCAGATGAAGGTGTCTGTGAACGGTGAAGAAAAAACTTTTGCCAACGGTTTTGAAACTTTGGCGGCGCTGGCGGCAAAAGACTGTCAGTCCGAAGATCCAAAGAAGCATTACCTGGGCCCTTGGGATGGTGAACTGTACAGCCAGAAAATCAAAGTCTGGGTGGACAAAAACCGCAATGCGGTGGCGGATGCCGGTGAAGTCATCAGTCTGGCCGATGCGAAAGTGGCTGCGATCAATGCCTGCCACGTGGTTTATGCCAATGAAAAAGACAAGTACGGCAACAGCACTGAATTGCGCTCTCCGTTCCTTATGTTCAAACAGGGCGAATCAGATCTGGCGGAAGAGGAACTGCTGACCCGTCTGGCAACAGGTAAAGACAAAGACGGTCAGGATGTCGAGTTCCGTCTGATGGTGGATATTTTCTTTAAAGCGAAACCAGGCGTGATCCTGGAAAACATTGATACGACGGGCCTTCCGGCTGTAGGAGGTGCCCAGCTCGCACAAATTGTTCAGTAGATAATTCCGAAACCTAAGAGACATGAAACCGCAGGTCGCAACACCTGCGGTTTTTTTTAAATACGAACGCTCAGTCCGTCTTTCAAGGCCAGCTTCTGCGCACGCAAAGCCGGAATCAAACCAATCAGCGTCCCGCCAACCAGAGTGATGATCAGATACATCAATTCATAACGAGTGACCCAAGGGCCGACAAGATACAGACCGAACTCGGTTTCAATCCACGGTTTCAACACCGCGATCAAACCCCAGGAGGTCACCAGTCCCAACGCCACACCCACCGCAGTCAAAAGTGCGGACTCGAACACCAAAAGACCCAGAATCTGGTTGGACTTCGCCCCCACAGCACGCAGGATCGCCATTTCACGCCGGCGTTCGTTCAGTGTCGTCGTCAAGGCAATCAGCATCGCCATAAAGCCCACGGCCACAACCATCCAGGAAATCATGCGAAGCACACCTTCAACATAAGACAATCCATTCCAAAGTTCGCTCAAAGTCGCCCCCGGAATGATCGCCAGCAAAGGTTCACCTTCAAAATTATTGATCTCGCGCTGAAGTTTCAGGGTTTCGATGCGGGACTTTGCGCCTACAAAGAACGCCGTGATGGTGTGAACCTTCAGATCATTCGTCAGTTGTTCACGAGGAATAACCTTATCCATCGCCGGAGCTGCGCCATCCTGCCAGTCCACGTGCAAAGCCTCCATGCCCTGCAAGGACATGTAAACTGCACGGTCCAGTGGCGTGCCAGTCGGCTCAAGAATACCGGAAATCACGAACGGACGATCATCGTGCTGCAAGATGCCTTCGCCCTTGGTCACACCGTGAGCAACCACAATACGACCACCCAGAGAATAGTTTAGCTTGCGGGCCACATCAGC
Coding sequences within it:
- a CDS encoding iron-regulated protein frpA — protein: MNKVTKLSKIVLCGALVEAVVGCSQPVRFAPSVLEQSSLTDNVFGQTPVIPEVEEPKVDPFNPYKHMSDISQGDDSMTPNIAADEGLNGKAVSNCERQRADGSDRYEEERLAALAAAKADTSLIPVRFSVSAGSAEDAIAQWSHERSILRKESNGVTPFYVGAAKKDSAADACKWSTNCNKAAVKTNHFHYIADHQQARREFIAGEKCFFSTVRAIASVDDVGAVTVFAEGAAAPADVLAVQNHSLRNLYYGESYEDIVDSGSPRLFKKLGDGTPNIVSLYVADLRENVVDKSGKTVSILTPEFIKLSKGLTRGDEVRLTFKEIFSLRTLWTEREFVTNVLSSQRTSKAGTLSAYEGVPQLIQWLVHSGVEGTAMSTKYTPLVLDLGVKNVRTSSLEGGSFFNLANIQAPVTHMTAWLGGNLVVRESTNSVNKTHFSREIDDGFLVVPNADGSITSSQNLFGSQMKVSVNGEEKTFANGFETLAALAAKDCQSEDPKKHYLGPWDGELYSQKIKVWVDKNRNAVADAGEVISLADAKVAAINACHVVYANEKDKYGNSTELRSPFLMFKQGESDLAEEELLTRLATGKDKDGQDVEFRLMVDIFFKAKPGVILENIDTTGLPAVGGAQLAQIVQ
- a CDS encoding ABC transporter permease; the protein is MPPIISPHNISYETYEKVKAHPAIEWTIPYSLGDGHRGFRVVGTTQDFFKHYHYRGDQQVKFAHGKEFADIWDVVIGADVARKLNYSLGGRIVVAHGVTKGEGILQHDDRPFVISGILEPTGTPLDRAVYMSLQGMEALHVDWQDGAAPAMDKVIPREQLTNDLKVHTITAFFVGAKSRIETLKLQREINNFEGEPLLAIIPGATLSELWNGLSYVEGVLRMISWMVVAVGFMAMLIALTTTLNERRREMAILRAVGAKSNQILGLLVFESALLTAVGVALGLVTSWGLIAVLKPWIETEFGLYLVGPWVTRYELMYLIITLVGGTLIGLIPALRAQKLALKDGLSVRI